The proteins below are encoded in one region of Micromonospora sp. DSM 45708:
- a CDS encoding AAA family ATPase: MRVGKLLGAFDHRFDFPENWEFVILHGPNGIGKTKLLELTHAILRGELARVHTIPFITMVMNFSGGSTLHVQRTKRSQGPHRKSPKRSNVSYKDDLHGTHLVFRYSEGEGEVKRWTEPILRDPAHDAPFASHREMLMLENWMLQQQRDSSSIEPWLMREFLRLSHGRYRDEDRHPVYKRLIEDVNIHLIETQRLLDLTPFPSKPDGEKIGSRSKSRAESYSADIARRIKEVLAQSSPVSQELDRTFPARVLTGDDQPEPPDDAEIREEYFRQARLRERLAQIDLLEEAPEPPIPEVLLPWQRRVLWTYLLDSSLKLDQFEDFLAKLELLIEIVNSRFLHKYLRIDREKGFVFETAQGEEVRPEQLSSGEQHELVLVYDLLFRVQAGSLVLIDEPEISLHVSWQREFLNDIVRVARLTSLRFVVATHSPQIAHKWIERTVPLLPSANDSEVEG, from the coding sequence GTGCGTGTAGGAAAGCTCCTCGGTGCATTCGATCACCGCTTTGATTTCCCGGAAAACTGGGAGTTTGTGATTCTGCACGGACCGAATGGTATCGGCAAGACCAAACTGCTGGAGCTAACGCATGCCATCCTACGGGGGGAATTGGCTAGGGTTCACACCATCCCGTTCATAACGATGGTCATGAACTTCAGCGGAGGTTCAACGCTACACGTTCAGCGAACCAAGCGCTCTCAGGGTCCGCACAGAAAAAGCCCGAAGCGTAGCAACGTCTCCTACAAGGACGATTTGCACGGCACTCATTTGGTCTTCCGATACAGCGAGGGCGAGGGTGAGGTCAAGCGCTGGACCGAGCCCATTCTCAGGGATCCGGCCCACGATGCTCCATTCGCGAGCCATCGAGAGATGCTCATGCTCGAAAACTGGATGCTCCAACAGCAGCGAGACTCGAGCTCGATTGAGCCTTGGCTGATGAGGGAATTCCTCAGGCTTAGTCACGGCCGGTACCGCGATGAGGATCGCCATCCGGTTTACAAGAGACTGATTGAGGACGTCAACATCCACCTCATTGAGACTCAACGGCTACTGGATTTGACGCCCTTTCCTAGTAAACCCGATGGCGAGAAGATCGGATCCCGCAGCAAGTCCAGGGCGGAGTCGTACTCCGCAGATATCGCCCGCCGCATCAAGGAAGTATTGGCACAAAGCTCCCCAGTCTCGCAGGAGCTAGACCGGACCTTTCCTGCGCGAGTCCTAACCGGGGATGATCAGCCAGAGCCACCTGACGATGCGGAGATCCGAGAGGAGTACTTCCGCCAAGCGCGCCTACGGGAGCGGTTGGCTCAGATCGATCTGCTAGAAGAGGCTCCTGAGCCTCCAATTCCCGAAGTCCTCCTGCCGTGGCAGCGTCGCGTCCTTTGGACTTACCTGCTGGACTCCAGCCTTAAGCTCGATCAGTTCGAGGATTTTCTAGCGAAGCTTGAACTGCTTATCGAGATTGTGAACTCTCGATTCCTGCACAAATATCTGCGTATCGATCGAGAGAAAGGCTTCGTCTTTGAGACTGCTCAGGGCGAAGAGGTTCGTCCCGAGCAGCTCTCTTCGGGGGAGCAGCACGAACTGGTTCTTGTATACGACCTGCTCTTTCGGGTCCAAGCGGGCAGCTTGGTGCTAATCGACGAGCCCGAGATCTCACTACACGTGAGTTGGCAGCGAGAATTCTTGAACGACATTGTCCGGGTGGCGCGGCTGACGTCTCTTCGATTCGTAGTAGCGACGCACTCTCCACAGATCGCGCACAAGTGGATAGAGAGAACAGTTCCCCTCTTGCCGAGCGCTAATGATAGCGAGGTCGAGGGATGA
- a CDS encoding ATP-binding protein: MPTPHLIPRRAAAQVNAALADTRVVLISGARQAGKSTLVRLVAGDRLAERRDLDRAQDRAAAIADPVGFVDSSELLVIDEIQRAPELLLAIKAAVDEDPRPGRYLLTGSSRLFGMVAAPDALPGRMETVELWPFSQGELDAEPDGFIDAVFTLGADLRHESEVTRADYAARIVRGGLPEATTRTDPRRRQRFLDAYVQALIDRDVRQLSDIQHKGELRKLVRLLAARSATLIAANSLESALGLSRPTIARYLQALEEIFLVKRIPGWSRNLGTRATAASKLIFVDSGIAANEIATDVRALLRPGAPFGPLLESFVLSELSRQLTWSEQLVDLSHYRDQSRYEVDAVLENRAGQVVGIEVKAATTVGPDDFRGLRRLAERLGNDFVAGIVLYTGASTLPFGDRLRAMPVSTLWQAPAPTAG, from the coding sequence GTGCCCACACCGCACCTAATCCCCCGCCGCGCTGCCGCGCAGGTCAATGCGGCTCTGGCGGACACCCGCGTCGTCTTGATCAGCGGAGCACGCCAAGCAGGGAAGAGCACCCTGGTTCGCCTCGTTGCCGGCGATCGTCTAGCCGAGCGCCGCGATCTTGATCGGGCTCAGGACCGGGCGGCGGCGATCGCCGATCCCGTCGGGTTCGTGGACTCCTCCGAACTCTTGGTCATCGACGAGATTCAGCGCGCTCCGGAACTCCTGTTGGCCATCAAGGCTGCGGTCGACGAGGACCCTCGTCCGGGCCGGTATCTGCTCACCGGCTCGTCACGATTGTTCGGCATGGTTGCCGCCCCGGACGCGTTGCCCGGCCGGATGGAGACTGTGGAACTCTGGCCGTTCTCCCAAGGGGAACTCGACGCTGAGCCGGACGGATTCATCGACGCCGTCTTCACGCTCGGTGCGGACCTGCGACACGAGTCGGAGGTGACCCGCGCCGACTACGCGGCCAGAATAGTGCGCGGTGGCCTACCCGAGGCCACCACCCGTACTGACCCGCGCCGCCGCCAACGGTTCCTCGACGCCTACGTCCAGGCGCTCATCGACCGCGATGTCCGGCAGTTGTCCGACATCCAGCACAAGGGCGAGCTACGCAAACTGGTACGCCTGCTTGCGGCCAGGTCCGCGACCCTCATCGCCGCAAACTCCCTCGAATCCGCCCTCGGACTGAGCCGGCCGACGATCGCCCGCTACCTCCAGGCACTGGAGGAGATCTTTCTGGTCAAGCGGATCCCGGGCTGGTCCCGCAACCTGGGCACCCGGGCCACCGCCGCGTCGAAACTGATCTTCGTCGACTCGGGTATCGCCGCAAACGAGATCGCGACCGACGTCCGGGCACTGCTCCGGCCGGGCGCACCGTTCGGTCCGCTGCTCGAATCATTCGTCCTGTCCGAGCTGTCCCGGCAGCTCACCTGGTCCGAGCAGCTCGTCGACCTGTCCCACTACCGCGACCAGAGCAGGTACGAAGTCGACGCGGTGCTCGAGAACCGAGCTGGTCAGGTGGTCGGGATCGAAGTCAAAGCAGCCACCACCGTCGGACCCGACGACTTCCGCGGGCTACGCCGGCTCGCCGAGCGCCTCGGCAATGACTTCGTCGCCGGCATCGTCCTCTACACCGGAGCCTCCACGCTGCCGTTCGGCGACAGACTCCGCGCCATGCCGGTCAGTACCCTGTGGCAGGCTCCCGCCCCGACAGCAGGCTGA
- a CDS encoding DUF4435 domain-containing protein: protein MSQANDLVESLTPDVLLMEIEMLRTKDQRTILLVEGPNDMAILEPHLDDVECRSLPTGGKVNLLATIRLVNQRKLKRVLGIADRDWEGLLAAAVRIPNVIYTDFYDIDATALFSGNVCQRVVSVHCDGPTVRAHLTKSGQADPLSVLVEVASEVGVLRMLNIRNGWGVKVRDFPVHEVIDTATLQVSQPRLAAIAAGRSKGAVRAEDVATAMSAWSWGTYSRRDFCSGHDLISALAFVLKSAWGGKHVGVEAAGRAIRAALSCTELKATQFYAEVKKWGATRGAAIWCC, encoded by the coding sequence ATGAGCCAGGCAAACGACCTGGTTGAGTCCCTGACCCCAGACGTCCTGCTGATGGAAATAGAGATGCTGCGCACGAAAGACCAGCGGACGATCCTTCTGGTAGAAGGACCGAACGACATGGCAATACTGGAGCCGCATCTGGATGACGTCGAATGCCGCTCGCTGCCCACTGGCGGCAAAGTTAATCTCTTAGCCACCATTCGGTTAGTCAACCAGAGGAAGCTCAAGCGAGTCCTCGGGATAGCTGACCGAGATTGGGAGGGTCTCCTCGCCGCCGCTGTTCGGATCCCGAACGTGATCTACACTGACTTCTATGACATTGATGCGACCGCACTTTTTTCGGGCAACGTGTGTCAGCGCGTTGTGTCAGTTCACTGTGATGGTCCAACCGTGCGCGCGCATCTGACCAAATCTGGGCAGGCGGACCCGCTCTCGGTTCTTGTCGAAGTTGCCTCAGAGGTGGGCGTCCTTAGGATGCTCAACATTCGGAACGGGTGGGGGGTAAAGGTTCGCGACTTTCCTGTTCATGAAGTCATCGATACAGCTACTCTGCAGGTTTCGCAGCCCAGACTAGCCGCCATCGCGGCGGGTAGAAGCAAGGGTGCTGTGCGCGCGGAGGATGTCGCGACCGCGATGAGCGCGTGGTCCTGGGGAACGTATAGCCGCCGGGACTTCTGCTCTGGGCATGACCTGATTTCCGCTCTGGCATTCGTACTAAAGAGTGCGTGGGGCGGGAAACACGTGGGAGTCGAGGCTGCGGGAAGAGCTATTCGCGCCGCGCTTTCGTGTACGGAACTGAAGGCAACCCAGTTCTATGCGGAGGTAAAGAAGTGGGGGGCGACCAGAGGTGCCGCTATCTGGTGCTGCTGA